One region of Opitutaceae bacterium genomic DNA includes:
- the gatB gene encoding Asp-tRNA(Asn)/Glu-tRNA(Gln) amidotransferase subunit GatB, translating into MQYEAVIGLEVHVQIKTKSKMFARAGAGYGHEPNTLTDPVVLALPGVLPVMNKAALDAVIKAGLMLGCRIAPVCKWDRKNYFYPDSPKNYQISQYDQPICEGGSVEIELPGAARNLQGEHKRIPLTRIHLEEDVGKLNHAAADSLIDFNRAGTPLMEIVSEPALHTPDEAFAYLTALRTVMVHAGISDCDMEKGQLRCDANISIRPAGEQKLGTKVELKNLNSISFVRDGIAHEIKRQISVLSSGGAIRQETRDYDGLTGTSQALRSKEMAHDYRYFPDPDLMPVKVDEAWQSRLKAECPELPFDKQRRFQEQYKLPYTITSVLIPDRELSEYFEAAAKLAGDGRAPAVGNWIINDLLRELRLQRQSIPEARVRPVHIAELVGLIDAGTLLPNLAKDVFVEMAATGQRPVAIVESKGLGTATDSGDLEKWCREAILANAKSLADFKAGKESAINAFKGPVMKAAKGRANPKLVDEMLRGLLAEM; encoded by the coding sequence ATGCAGTACGAAGCAGTCATCGGCCTGGAAGTGCATGTCCAGATCAAGACGAAGTCGAAGATGTTCGCCCGCGCGGGCGCCGGCTACGGTCATGAACCCAACACGCTCACGGATCCGGTGGTGCTGGCGCTGCCGGGAGTCCTGCCAGTGATGAACAAGGCCGCGCTTGATGCGGTGATAAAGGCTGGCCTGATGCTGGGGTGTCGGATTGCACCGGTCTGCAAATGGGACCGGAAAAACTATTTTTATCCGGATTCCCCCAAGAATTACCAGATTTCCCAGTACGACCAGCCGATCTGCGAAGGCGGGAGCGTCGAGATTGAACTGCCTGGTGCGGCCCGCAACCTTCAGGGGGAGCACAAGAGGATCCCTCTCACTCGCATTCACCTCGAGGAGGATGTCGGCAAGCTGAACCACGCGGCGGCCGATTCCCTCATCGATTTCAACCGTGCGGGCACGCCCCTGATGGAGATTGTATCTGAACCGGCACTACACACGCCCGATGAAGCATTCGCGTATCTCACCGCACTGAGAACCGTGATGGTCCATGCGGGGATTTCCGACTGCGACATGGAGAAGGGTCAGTTGCGCTGCGACGCGAACATTTCGATCCGACCGGCTGGCGAGCAGAAACTTGGCACGAAGGTTGAGCTGAAGAATCTCAATTCGATCTCCTTCGTGAGGGATGGAATCGCGCACGAAATCAAGCGCCAGATCTCTGTTCTGTCCTCGGGAGGCGCGATTCGCCAGGAAACGCGTGACTACGACGGGCTGACCGGCACGTCTCAGGCGCTGCGTTCCAAGGAAATGGCGCACGACTACCGCTATTTTCCGGATCCGGATCTCATGCCCGTCAAGGTGGACGAGGCATGGCAATCGAGACTCAAGGCTGAATGCCCTGAACTGCCTTTCGACAAACAGAGACGGTTCCAGGAGCAGTACAAACTGCCCTACACGATCACCTCGGTATTGATCCCCGATCGCGAACTCAGCGAGTACTTTGAGGCGGCGGCGAAACTCGCTGGTGATGGCAGGGCGCCGGCCGTGGGCAATTGGATCATCAACGACCTCTTGCGAGAATTGCGGCTCCAGAGGCAGTCGATCCCGGAGGCCAGAGTCCGGCCTGTGCACATCGCCGAACTCGTCGGCTTGATTGATGCTGGCACGCTCCTGCCCAATCTTGCGAAGGACGTGTTTGTCGAGATGGCCGCAACGGGTCAGCGGCCGGTGGCGATCGTTGAGTCCAAAGGCTTGGGAACTGCGACGGATTCCGGCGACCTTGAGAAGTGGTGTCGTGAAGCGATTCTTGCCAACGCGAAGTCGCTGGCTGACTTCAAGGCGGGCAAGGAGAGCGCCATCAATGCGTTCAAAGGCCCCGTAATGAAGGCGGCGAAGGGCCGTGCGAATCCGAAGCTCGTGGACGAGATGCTGCGTGGCCTGCTTGCAGAGATGTAG
- a CDS encoding TIM barrel protein yields MSHPITRREAVASLAGAVLLGANAGTSLTASEAPLSRSMSFHHSVCKWCYKDIPLEDLAAAAKGLGLESIELLGPEDFPLLKKHGLTCAMANGSSTIRDGFNRRENHERLEAGFIKRIQECADAGVPNVICFSGSRKGQADELGLEICAEGLKRIMGKAEKTGVNVVMELLNSRVNHPDYQCDHTEWGVELCKRVGSERFKLLYDIYHMQIMEGDVIRTIQTHHKYIAHYHTGGNPGRNEIDETQELYYPAIMRAIKATGFTGFVAQEFIPKRSPLQSLAEGVRICTV; encoded by the coding sequence ATGTCACACCCAATCACCCGTCGCGAAGCCGTCGCCTCGCTGGCCGGAGCAGTGCTGCTCGGTGCAAACGCCGGCACCTCTCTAACCGCATCCGAAGCCCCACTCTCCCGTTCCATGAGTTTTCATCACTCGGTCTGCAAATGGTGTTACAAGGACATTCCTCTTGAGGACTTGGCTGCCGCAGCGAAGGGACTTGGCCTCGAATCAATTGAACTCCTCGGCCCCGAGGATTTTCCCCTGCTGAAGAAACATGGCCTGACATGTGCCATGGCCAATGGATCCAGCACCATCCGCGATGGCTTCAATCGCCGGGAGAACCACGAAAGACTCGAGGCAGGATTCATCAAGCGAATCCAGGAGTGCGCGGACGCCGGCGTGCCCAATGTCATCTGCTTCTCCGGCAGCCGCAAGGGTCAGGCTGACGAGTTGGGCCTCGAAATCTGCGCCGAGGGTCTAAAGCGGATCATGGGCAAAGCCGAAAAGACAGGAGTGAACGTGGTGATGGAATTGCTGAACAGCCGGGTCAACCATCCCGACTATCAATGCGACCATACCGAATGGGGAGTCGAGCTTTGCAAGCGCGTTGGCTCGGAACGATTCAAACTGCTCTACGACATCTATCACATGCAGATCATGGAAGGCGACGTCATCCGGACGATTCAAACACATCACAAGTATATCGCCCACTATCACACGGGCGGCAATCCGGGGCGCAACGAAATCGATGAAACGCAGGAGCTCTACTACCCGGCGATAATGCGTGCGATCAAGGCAACCGGCTTCACGGGTTTCGTGGCCCAGGAGTTTATTCCGAAGCGCTCGCCTCTGCAATCTCTCGCGGAGGGCGTCAGGATCTGTACCGTCTGA
- a CDS encoding insulinase family protein: MRHRTNSKTSDLSLLAPFWNEPVERMVLPNGLTLIIKPDNSAALASVQVWVKSGSIHEGANLGSGLSHFLEHMVFKGTSRRTGREISATVQTHGGYINAYTTFDRTVYHVDLPSEHLEVAVDLLADLVFHPTLPENEVEREKQVILREIDMGRDDPDQRLGEALFETAFHQHPYRLPIIGHRNVFATASREDLVGYHQARYVPNNAVVTIVGDVGVGNARALVDSHFGSLTRKKLAPVLVPMEEPPLAPRSLHLFENVEMTRAGLGWQIPGITHPDAPFLDLLAMILGNGDSSVLWQEVREKARLVHSVDVSSWNPGSVGLFYVSFNCDSNKRTAATQGILETIQATLKKGFAAPQIRKAIRQLVVGEINSRKTMSGQASRLGSAEVVVGDLKFSEEYFNRLKGVTSHRLVRVARAYLVPARLTSVSLNPRESIPQVNATIAHRPTSPIFEEHRLTNGSRVLWQRETRLPNVHMRLLVRGGVVHEPDDKRGASAMLATMLTKDAGKHSAATIARRIESVGGSFTSVAGNNVIGLAVECLPPDFDLSLELLQDAVLEPRFKTSTFETEREAQLADLKQDADDVVTYARKSLRRHFFGSHPLALDSQGDIEGLASMTVAVLSRLYRELFVAGNVVLAISGSISPKSVVPKLEKFLASLPKGRVPAPEPDFVGIKSARSISEVQQREQAVVLQGYAGPGILSPDFYVGEVADELFSGMASVLFERVREEKGLAYFVRSARVMGQYSGMFSFLAGTAPAHADEVLGEFDAEIGRVSEGRLDARELLRSQTRLKAARRQSMQTNASRAMQAALNGAMGIAINNWQEYDQRVDAVTLSDLAAFASSRLRRNSCIQLKVGQKG, translated from the coding sequence ATGCGACACAGGACAAATTCGAAGACATCTGACCTCAGTTTGCTTGCTCCATTCTGGAATGAGCCGGTGGAGCGCATGGTGCTTCCCAATGGCCTTACGCTGATCATCAAGCCCGACAATTCCGCAGCCCTCGCTTCTGTGCAGGTATGGGTCAAGTCAGGAAGCATTCATGAGGGTGCCAACCTAGGTTCGGGACTGTCCCACTTTCTGGAGCACATGGTGTTCAAGGGGACCTCCCGGCGTACTGGTCGTGAAATCAGCGCCACTGTCCAGACCCACGGGGGCTACATCAACGCATACACGACATTTGATCGAACCGTCTACCATGTCGATCTTCCAAGCGAGCATCTTGAAGTGGCAGTCGACCTGCTTGCCGATCTGGTGTTCCACCCGACCCTTCCCGAGAATGAAGTCGAAAGGGAGAAGCAGGTCATCTTGCGTGAAATTGACATGGGGAGGGATGATCCTGATCAGCGGCTGGGCGAAGCGTTGTTTGAAACAGCGTTTCATCAGCACCCCTACCGATTGCCGATTATTGGGCATCGAAACGTCTTCGCGACCGCATCGCGAGAGGACCTCGTTGGCTACCATCAAGCCAGGTATGTTCCCAACAACGCAGTCGTAACCATCGTTGGCGATGTAGGCGTGGGCAATGCGCGTGCCTTGGTCGACAGCCATTTTGGATCTTTAACCCGGAAGAAACTCGCCCCGGTTCTCGTACCGATGGAGGAACCTCCGCTGGCACCGCGCAGCCTGCACCTCTTTGAGAATGTTGAAATGACGCGTGCCGGACTGGGGTGGCAGATCCCTGGCATCACCCATCCGGACGCTCCATTTCTCGACCTGCTCGCGATGATCCTGGGGAACGGGGATAGTTCGGTGCTTTGGCAGGAGGTGAGGGAGAAGGCGCGGCTTGTTCATTCCGTGGATGTCAGCAGCTGGAATCCAGGTTCCGTGGGTTTGTTCTACGTTTCGTTCAATTGTGATTCAAACAAGCGGACTGCAGCCACACAGGGTATTCTGGAAACAATTCAAGCCACGCTGAAAAAAGGCTTTGCTGCCCCGCAGATCCGCAAGGCGATTCGACAACTGGTGGTGGGTGAAATCAACTCCCGCAAGACGATGTCGGGTCAGGCCTCTCGTTTGGGTTCTGCTGAGGTGGTGGTGGGAGATCTGAAATTCTCCGAGGAATACTTCAACCGACTGAAGGGCGTCACGTCGCACCGTCTGGTGCGGGTGGCGAGAGCCTACCTTGTACCTGCACGTCTGACATCCGTTTCCCTGAATCCGAGAGAGAGCATCCCACAGGTCAATGCAACGATCGCGCATCGCCCCACTTCGCCAATTTTTGAAGAGCATCGGCTGACAAATGGCTCACGCGTGTTGTGGCAGCGGGAGACCCGCCTGCCCAATGTGCACATGCGTCTTTTGGTGCGTGGTGGAGTCGTCCACGAGCCTGACGACAAACGCGGAGCCTCGGCCATGCTGGCCACGATGCTGACCAAGGATGCGGGAAAACACTCGGCGGCGACCATTGCACGGCGCATTGAAAGCGTGGGTGGATCCTTCACTTCGGTTGCCGGCAACAACGTGATTGGTCTCGCCGTGGAATGCCTGCCTCCAGACTTCGATCTTTCCTTGGAACTGCTTCAGGACGCGGTGCTGGAGCCTCGATTCAAGACGTCAACCTTCGAGACTGAACGAGAAGCGCAGTTGGCAGATTTGAAGCAGGATGCCGACGATGTTGTCACCTACGCTCGCAAATCCCTGCGTCGCCATTTTTTTGGATCTCATCCGCTCGCACTCGATTCCCAGGGAGACATTGAAGGGCTTGCTTCGATGACGGTCGCGGTGCTGAGCAGGCTGTACCGCGAGTTGTTTGTCGCAGGAAATGTTGTTCTCGCCATTTCAGGATCGATTTCACCGAAATCGGTGGTTCCCAAGCTGGAAAAGTTCCTCGCATCGCTTCCAAAGGGACGAGTTCCTGCGCCCGAGCCGGATTTTGTTGGCATCAAGTCCGCTAGGAGCATTTCGGAGGTCCAGCAGCGCGAACAGGCCGTTGTACTGCAGGGTTATGCCGGACCTGGCATTTTGAGTCCGGACTTTTATGTCGGAGAAGTCGCCGATGAATTGTTCAGCGGAATGGCCTCGGTGCTCTTTGAACGTGTTAGAGAAGAAAAGGGACTGGCCTACTTTGTGCGTTCCGCTCGGGTCATGGGTCAGTATTCAGGCATGTTTTCTTTTCTTGCGGGAACTGCACCCGCCCATGCAGACGAAGTGCTCGGCGAGTTTGATGCAGAAATTGGGCGCGTTTCTGAGGGACGTTTGGATGCCAGGGAGCTGCTTCGGAGCCAGACTCGACTCAAGGCCGCGAGGAGGCAATCCATGCAGACGAATGCGAGCCGTGCGATGCAGGCTGCCCTTAATGGCGCAATGGGAATAGCGATCAATAACTGGCAGGAGTATGACCAAAGAGTTGATGCCGTGACACTCTCGGACCTAGCGGCGTTCGCCAGTAGCCGATTGAGAAGGAACAGTTGTATCCAATTGAAAGTTGGGCAGAAGGGCTGA
- a CDS encoding transcriptional repressor produces the protein MIETQETNTLPSTDATTRSTPIEVAVARLRAAGLRITQPRIAILNALIRREQPASIEQIHNDLKGNTFCDLVTVYRCLAAFEELGLVRRCFFHNGTSLWQINLAGETTYHVVCKSSNTMEQLDPQTSAELNTAIKRVEDLLQSRGYTDVSHMVEFFGISPGASKASLSEG, from the coding sequence ATGATTGAAACTCAAGAAACAAACACCTTGCCTTCCACGGACGCGACAACACGGAGTACTCCCATTGAAGTCGCCGTTGCCCGCCTGCGTGCCGCTGGCCTGAGAATCACGCAGCCTCGCATTGCCATCCTGAATGCGCTGATTCGACGCGAACAGCCTGCGAGTATTGAGCAGATCCACAATGATCTTAAAGGTAATACGTTTTGCGATTTGGTAACCGTCTACCGCTGCCTCGCGGCATTTGAAGAACTGGGCTTGGTTCGACGTTGCTTTTTCCACAATGGCACCAGCCTTTGGCAGATCAACCTTGCTGGAGAAACGACCTATCACGTGGTCTGCAAGTCTTCCAATACGATGGAACAACTCGATCCGCAAACCTCCGCCGAGCTTAACACCGCCATCAAACGGGTGGAGGATCTCCTCCAGTCAAGGGGTTACACCGATGTAAGTCACATGGTGGAGTTCTTCGGAATCAGCCCAGGCGCATCCAAGGCATCTTTGTCGGAAGGCTGA
- the gatA gene encoding Asp-tRNA(Asn)/Glu-tRNA(Gln) amidotransferase subunit GatA, with product MKIPLNYCTIAQLSEALRESRVSSLELMKAVIARTRQVEPRVAAFSSYDEEDALAQASASDARRAMGGSLGALDGIPIGFKDVIAVEGQPLTASSRMLANFVSPYDATVTRRLKAAGAICWGRLNLDEFAMGSSTENSAFKVTRNPYDLECVPGGSSGGSAAALAAGCAIATLGSDTGGSIRQPASFCNVVGLKPTYGLVSRYGLIAYASSLDQIGPMTRTLEDAAMVLGVMAGKDEKDSTSYPAEIPDYRAAVTKTAGPWKLGIPKEYFGEGLDPEVGAAVQSAIEHYRKLGCDIRAVSLPHTQYGIAAYYIIATAECSSNLARFDGVRYGHRSSDAKDINDLYFLSRAEGFGQEVKRRIVLGTYVLSSGYYDAYYLRAQKVRTLIRNDFLAAFQDVDAILAPVSPTPAFRHGAKKDPLELYLNDIYTIGVNLAGLPAVSVPCGFARTGLPIGLQLIGQPFKEAALLAIGRAYERDHPWAERRPPL from the coding sequence ATGAAGATCCCGCTCAATTATTGCACGATTGCACAACTTTCCGAGGCTCTCCGGGAAAGCAGAGTGTCCTCGCTTGAGCTGATGAAGGCGGTGATCGCGCGCACGAGACAGGTGGAGCCGAGGGTGGCCGCATTTAGTTCCTACGATGAGGAGGATGCGCTGGCCCAGGCCAGTGCTTCCGATGCACGACGCGCCATGGGCGGTTCGCTGGGCGCGCTCGATGGAATTCCGATTGGGTTCAAGGATGTCATCGCCGTGGAAGGGCAGCCGTTGACAGCGTCCAGCAGGATGCTCGCGAATTTTGTTTCTCCCTACGATGCCACGGTGACGCGGAGGCTGAAGGCGGCGGGAGCCATATGCTGGGGGCGGCTCAATCTCGATGAGTTCGCCATGGGCTCGTCGACGGAAAACTCCGCGTTCAAAGTGACCCGCAATCCGTACGATCTCGAGTGCGTTCCGGGTGGATCATCGGGTGGAAGCGCAGCTGCACTCGCCGCGGGCTGTGCGATCGCCACACTGGGCTCGGATACGGGCGGATCCATTCGGCAGCCGGCGTCGTTCTGCAATGTTGTCGGATTGAAGCCAACCTATGGCTTGGTCTCCCGGTATGGCCTGATCGCCTATGCGTCGTCGCTCGACCAGATTGGACCCATGACGCGCACGCTGGAGGATGCCGCAATGGTGCTCGGTGTCATGGCGGGGAAGGACGAGAAGGACTCGACATCGTACCCTGCGGAAATCCCGGACTATCGCGCCGCCGTCACGAAGACGGCGGGCCCCTGGAAGCTGGGCATTCCAAAGGAGTATTTTGGAGAGGGATTGGATCCTGAAGTTGGGGCGGCGGTGCAGTCGGCCATCGAGCACTATCGGAAGCTTGGGTGCGACATTCGCGCGGTTTCACTGCCTCACACGCAGTATGGCATCGCAGCCTACTACATCATCGCCACGGCGGAGTGCTCCTCGAATCTCGCGCGGTTCGATGGTGTTCGCTACGGTCATCGATCGAGCGACGCAAAGGATATCAACGATCTCTACTTCCTGTCGCGCGCCGAAGGCTTTGGCCAGGAGGTCAAGCGCCGCATTGTGCTGGGCACCTATGTTCTCTCGAGCGGCTACTACGACGCCTACTATCTCCGGGCGCAGAAAGTGCGGACGCTCATCCGCAATGACTTTCTGGCTGCGTTTCAGGATGTTGATGCCATTCTGGCGCCCGTGTCCCCTACGCCTGCGTTCAGGCACGGTGCGAAGAAGGACCCTCTCGAGCTCTACTTGAACGACATCTATACGATCGGAGTGAACCTTGCCGGCCTTCCGGCGGTGAGCGTGCCGTGCGGCTTTGCACGAACCGGGCTCCCGATCGGCCTTCAGTTGATCGGGCAGCCTTTCAAGGAGGCCGCGCTGCTTGCGATCGGTCGCGCCTACGAAAGGGACCACCCATGGGCGGAACGACGCCCACCGTTGTGA
- the gatC gene encoding Asp-tRNA(Asn)/Glu-tRNA(Gln) amidotransferase subunit GatC: MSGGTNIDIDHVANLARIALTEEEKRTFSSQLGDVLAYIEKLKEVDVSGVEPMAHAFPVYNVWADDVPGPSLPVEQAMANAPACRDNMISVPKVVD, from the coding sequence ATGTCTGGAGGCACGAACATCGACATTGATCACGTTGCGAACCTGGCTCGCATCGCGTTGACGGAGGAGGAAAAGCGGACCTTTTCATCCCAGTTGGGCGATGTGCTAGCGTACATTGAAAAGCTCAAGGAGGTGGATGTTTCGGGTGTGGAGCCGATGGCGCACGCTTTTCCCGTATATAATGTATGGGCCGATGATGTTCCCGGACCGAGCCTTCCCGTGGAACAGGCCATGGCGAATGCCCCGGCCTGTCGTGACAACATGATTTCGGTTCCGAAAGTCGTTGATTAG
- a CDS encoding NAD(+)/NADH kinase produces the protein MDPIRTLAFVINQDKAGAPELAAALEDIARSHGVTVRSSTRFPIAHDFLHGCDACCVIGGDGTLLGVVGAAAHFQIPVIGVNRGSLGFLTTFSAEEAREQFSSLLDGNYVVAPRSLLDCSTGPGQHDLALNDVLIKTEMNSRLARLEVFADGQFVTEYYCDGLIFSTPTGSTAYNLSAGGPLIHPTAAVIAMTPICPHTLSNRSIIFRDDVHLLVYNRTKSRLLVAMDGQRNLFTCETSPIEVSLSTKRVLLAQRPGFEHFSVVRTKLKWTGGYTNHGH, from the coding sequence GCGCCTGAGTTGGCTGCAGCCTTGGAAGACATTGCACGATCCCACGGCGTCACCGTACGCAGCAGCACCCGCTTTCCCATCGCGCACGATTTCCTTCACGGGTGCGATGCATGCTGCGTGATCGGAGGCGACGGTACGCTGCTGGGTGTCGTCGGAGCCGCCGCCCACTTCCAAATTCCTGTCATCGGCGTCAATCGAGGGAGTCTTGGATTCCTCACGACATTTTCCGCGGAGGAAGCGCGCGAGCAGTTTTCTTCGCTCCTGGACGGGAACTATGTGGTCGCTCCGCGCTCCCTGCTCGACTGTTCAACCGGCCCCGGCCAGCACGATCTTGCACTCAATGACGTCCTCATCAAGACGGAGATGAATTCACGACTGGCCCGACTTGAGGTTTTTGCAGACGGCCAGTTTGTGACAGAATACTATTGCGACGGTCTGATATTCTCCACGCCAACCGGTTCGACTGCCTACAACCTCTCTGCCGGCGGCCCGCTCATTCACCCCACTGCGGCTGTCATTGCGATGACACCGATCTGTCCGCATACCTTGAGCAATCGCTCCATCATCTTCCGCGACGATGTGCACCTCCTCGTGTACAATCGCACCAAGTCACGACTGCTGGTCGCCATGGATGGGCAGCGAAATCTCTTCACGTGCGAAACCTCGCCAATCGAAGTTTCGTTGTCCACCAAACGCGTTCTGCTCGCGCAAAGACCCGGCTTCGAACACTTCTCTGTCGTTCGAACAAAGCTAAAATGGACGGGAGGCTACACGAATCACGGCCATTGA
- a CDS encoding superoxide dismutase: MTLDVSAEQESSERMFASRIAEVHTQPFVLPSLPYAYDALEPHIDARTMEIHLAKHHKAYVDNANKALSLLPGLRKYTAEDLLLNLLEAPEPARAALRNNVGGHVNHSIFWKLLIPGGARAPSGRLADAIRSTFGSFDAFAKEFSTAASSRFGSGWAWLVVPEQGGLKILSTANQDSPLLENAVPIVGLDVWEHAYYLQYQNRRADYIQAFWKVLNWDVAAKHFAAAA; encoded by the coding sequence ATGACATTGGACGTTTCCGCGGAACAGGAGTCGAGCGAACGGATGTTTGCATCGCGGATTGCAGAGGTGCATACCCAGCCGTTCGTGCTGCCATCGCTTCCTTATGCCTACGACGCTCTGGAGCCGCATATCGATGCCCGAACGATGGAGATCCACCTTGCCAAACATCACAAGGCCTACGTCGACAATGCAAACAAGGCCTTGAGTCTGCTGCCTGGGCTGAGGAAATACACGGCGGAGGACCTGCTGTTGAATCTCCTCGAAGCTCCTGAACCGGCTCGCGCCGCATTGAGAAACAATGTCGGTGGACATGTGAATCACTCGATCTTCTGGAAGCTGCTCATTCCGGGAGGGGCGCGTGCCCCTTCAGGACGTTTGGCGGATGCAATCAGGTCGACGTTCGGCTCATTTGATGCATTTGCGAAGGAATTCTCGACCGCTGCCTCGTCACGTTTTGGCAGCGGATGGGCGTGGCTGGTTGTGCCGGAACAGGGTGGACTCAAGATCCTGTCAACGGCGAACCAGGATTCGCCATTGCTGGAGAATGCGGTGCCGATTGTTGGGTTGGATGTCTGGGAGCACGCCTACTACCTCCAGTATCAGAATCGCCGGGCCGACTACATCCAGGCCTTTTGGAAAGTGCTCAACTGGGATGTAGCTGCCAAGCACTTCGCAGCTGCCGCGTAG